Below is a window of Terriglobia bacterium DNA.
CGGCTAAGTTTTCAGGACGTTTCTCGATGATTTGCAGGATGCGCAGCAAGAGCAGCTTTTGGCACTGGATGGATTCGACACTGCGAATGCTGCCGATGATGTAGAGAAAGCCGGGACTGGAAATCAGTTCGCCGAGATTTGGCCCCTCATTGGTGTCGATGGCGTCAAGTTCGGTCATCTCGGTGAGCTTTTCGAGAAAGGCAACCGCGTCTTCGTCGGTGATGAATGGGCTCTCATCGGCAACTTCTAGCATCCGTTTGATGGTCGGGTTCGATCCGGCACGGCGTATTACATCGCGGGCCGCCCTGCGGTCGATAAGCCGGTAGAAGTCAGCGGCCTCTCCCTTATCTGCAAGATCGAAGGTTGTCGTCAAAAGCTCTTTCATCTCCGCATACGTCGCAAAGCGAAAAGGGTTGACCTGGGGCGGCGTCTCCGGTCGCAAGTCGATCAGATGGAACGGCAAACCTGCCTGCCTGGCCGCAAGAGCAATGACGCTGGGAGCGTGCTTATCGTTCTTGGGGTCAAAGATGATGACGCGCTGGCCGTTGAGCCCGCATTGGACGAGCAGCATGGTGCTCATGACGCCTTTGCCCGCGCCAGTAGTGCCGATGACCTGCATGTGGGTGCTATTGAATTCTTCCCACGAGACATAGACGGGTTTGCGGCGGTCATTGAGGCCGGTGAAGATTCCCTTTTCAAAAGCAAAATAGCGGCTTGGCTCATAGGCAGGCCGTTCGGTTTCATCGAAGCTCCTGCGGATATCCGACAGCGTGTCATCGGAGGGCAAGCGTTTGGTGGCGCGGTGCCATAACCAGAGGACCGGCATGAGACCGAGATAAAGACTCAGGGTGCCGTAGAGAGCGACCTGGGTAAGCCAGAGTTGGTCAAAACGAGCGGCCATCATGAGGCTGATGAAGTGCAAAAGCACCGTTGCCATGATGACTTTGTTCGAGAAGCGCCGGTCTTTGAAATTGGGGAACGTCACAGCGTGTTCTCCTTACGCAGGATCTTTGTGTCATGAAAGAATCCGACCAACCAGGCAAAGGCGCTGGCAATCATGTAGCAACCGAGCAAGGAGTGCTGCCGGAGAAAGAATGGCAGATAAGCCGTTTCAAAGTTCTGAAGCCATACGGAAAAGGGCTGGTGGATAGAGGCTTTGGCGGTCAGGCGGACGGCGGCGAAATTGAGGTGCGCGTCGTGACTCGAAATCAGGAATTGGGACAGACCCCAGAAGACAAGGACAAAGACGAAGGCCCCCGTCACCAGAAAGCGTCCGTACTGTTGCGGTAACGTAAGCTGCGGTTGCGGCATGATTGCGGTACTCCTTTGCGCGGGCTCAATTCAGGGCCTCGTCTTCCCGGAAATAGGAAATGGCGAGACCAAGCGGGTTGATTTGTATGAGGTCATTGCTCACGTTGTCGCGAAAAGCGAAAACAAAGTGGGCGGTGTATTGAGAACGTTTGATCACGCTGCCATCAAGGGGCGATTTGTAGATCAATTCATACTCCACGGTAGCCTTGTAAGGCGCGGTCCGCAGGTCTTCGATGTCAATACGGTTGACTCTTACCTCCTGATTCGGGGCTGTGCCGGTGAGGAAATTGTCGATTGTCTTGTCTTTGGTCCAGGCAGCCAGGACGTTATTAGCAAGCTGCGTGTCCATGAACAGCAGGGCGCGACGGAAGTCGTCGCGAATCGTCAGCTTGTTGCGGCCGTAATACAGGCGGGAAAACTCGGTCAGGAAATACTTGATCTCCTTTTCCTGCGGCTTGTAACTGAGGTCATCGTATCTGATGGCTTCGGCCCGCCCGATGGCGTCGATGCGGATGTAGCGCGTATGAAAGCTGTCAATCTTTTTGACTGTGGCATAGGCGATATAGAGTGAGCCGGCGCACAGCAGGCTTAGCGCCAGGATGGTGATCTTGAGGTATGTATTGGTCACCACCGCATTCCCCCACTGTTCGGCATAGAGCCGTTTGCCTGCCTGGAATTCGGCATCGGATTTTGCCGGGATGGTCGGCAACTCTGGTTTGCGGGTTGAAGATGGATTCATGGCGTATTCGTTCTCCTTTTTACGGGGCGCCGTCAGAGCGCCTTCATGACGGCAGCGGTGATCGCTGCGTGTACTCCGCTTCCGGCATTGGCCGCGCCGCTGAAGATGTCCGCGACCAAGCTGGGAATTTTGAAGATGGCATAGAGTCCCGCGGCGAACACTATGATCAAGATAGGGAGTTGGACAATGTTGAAGGCGATCTGGCCCGCAAGTGGGAAGGTGACGTTTAGGGTGGAAAGCATGATCTGGCAAATTCCGAGCAGGACTATGTTGCCGACTACGGGATAGAAGCTGTATTTGATAAGCGCTTTAAGCCAACTCCAGAACAGGAAATCGAGCTTCGGCACGATCATGAAAGGAATAAGGATGGGGCCAATGACGAGCACCGCCCCAAGAGCGAGATAACCGAAGCCGATGACAATAAACATGGCCAGTTCCAATAGGGCGATAAGAAGGGTGATGATGAGGTAAGTGATGAAGTCGCGGGCATGCAGGAATGAGAACGAACTCATGCCGGAAATGCCGTTGGTGATTTGGTCAAGTTTGGCCAGCATCTGCTGCTGCGTCGTGGTGCCGACTAGATCAGCCATGCCGAATGCGGTTCTTGGAATTGCCTCGGAAAACGAATAGCCACCTAGAAGCGGACTGGATCGGGTGTAAAGCGTCAACATGATCCACACGGTCAGAATCAATCCCGCGAGTGTGCGGAGCTTATGTAGAGAGTGGTGGTCAGAGAACGCGATGCGGCTCCCCGCAATGACAATCATGACAATCGTGATTGTGCGGAAGATATTAAGGCCGAGTTGCGCAAACGGAGTGCCGTGTTCGGTGAGCACATTAAAGATGGTGTCGCGCAGTGAGGCCAGGAAGTTGTTGAGTAATGTCGGGTCCATCGTTCCGTCTCCTTTTAGGACGGTTCGTACTCACGTGAATTGACAGTCGCCGCAATTAGCGCCCTTGGCGGTCTCTGGCTGTAGCGTTCAATTCTCGTCCTCTCTCCCATCGCTGTTGAGCAAGCGTCTGCACCTCTAAATCAATGGAAGACGCAAGCGCCCGGTTCGTGTCCTGGAGCGTGTGAATCATGAGCAACAAGGCGACAAGCGTCTTCTGCTGGAGGGCCTTGGCCGATTGCAAATTCGGATCGCTGGAAGCAGCATCGGCTTCAAGCTGCGCTAACATTCGTGTGTTCTGCTGCATGTTGTTGCGGAGATCGCCGATGGTCTTCATTCCGGTCATGAGGCTGGCATCCTGCAATTGCATGAGGCCGTATTGTTGCCGCCAGTCCTGTTGCGCCTGCGGGGTGGCTGTGACATCAACGGGCTGGATCGTCGGCAACAGGTTCCGGAATCCTGTTTGGATCGAGTTCGCGTCGCCCGTGGTGATGCCGCTGGCCCAATTGTTCGTATTGCCGTACTGGTTACCAGCGACAAACTGCTGCCAGTTGGCAAAGGTGTAGCGGTAGCGATTGGGCAGGCCCTTGAGGGATTGCGCCTCGGCATTCAGCAAATTGAATTGCTGTTGATAGAGGGCATACATCTGCTGAAGCTGCACTAACTCTTTTTGCATTTGCAAAAGCTGTTGCACTTGCTGCCTGACGCTGGCCACGTCAAGGACAGCAATCTGGGCTGTACCCGGTATGGTGGTGGCGAGCAATAAAATTGCGACTGAAATTAGCTTTTTCATAACGTGTTTCTTCTCCTTTGAATCTGATAAAACTGGCGAACTTCTCCTTTACAAATCCGAGGGCATCCTGTGATTGCTGTACGCGGGCAGCAGCAAATCCTGGGTAAGAAAAACTCTCACGCGGTGGCCCTCGTGGATGGTGATGGTTGGCGGAATGTTCAAGAATTTGTCGAGGATTCTGAGAGACGACTGCGACAGGCTTCCGGCTACACCTTCGCGGTAAGCGCTGGCATTGGACGTAGGCAGGCCGGTTACGGCGCTGTTGTTTGTCCCAATGGTCGAGAGCCCGGCGATCGCTCCGATTGCGATAGAAGCGCCGAAGATCTTGAAATAATGATTGTTAACTTTGTCGCGTAGTGCGGTCTCCCCGATCTGATTGAGACCGGGGGCCTGGTCCAGGTCCACAGCATAGCCATCCGGCATGATGAGCCGATGGAAGATGACGGCCAGCCGTTCCTGTCCGACATCGTTGACCTTCTTTGTTTCTCCCAGAATTCGGCTTCCAGACGGGATCAGCAACTCGGCATGGTCGTGGGAATAAACGTCAGTAGAAATCTGACAGATGACCGGGCCGGCGAAGTCGCCATTGAGGCGATTCACAAGCACTGATTCGAGCACCGTCCCCTCAAAAATGACGTGATCTTTGCCCGTAGCCTGATTTAGGTTGGGATTGCGGCGAGTTGCGGCGGGAGCACTCTGCCCCGGTGTTTGGGCTTGCGGGGCGGAACCTTGGGGAGTGCCTGTAGCCGCAGCCAGTTGTTGTTGCTGTTGGGACAGGAGTTTTTCTTGTTGCGCCTGGAGCAAATCAAGTTGTTGCTGGAAATCTGCTGGCAGAGCGGGAAGGCCCGGTTGCAGGGCGGATTCTGCCGGTAACTCGCTGGAATTCGTCATCCGCGAGAGTTGACTGGCAGGTGATTGGTTGCTGGCAGCTCCGGCATGTGGATCGGAACGATAGGACAACGCGATGTTAGAAGCAAAGCGTCCGGTGTATTCCCGCTTGCGTTCATCCTCCTGAATGGGATCGCGGGTCGCCGGGTTTTGGAGAGCGTTCTGGGTGGCAGTGGATGGCTGGTTAGAATCGCCGAAGGCGGCTTTGAATTGCGCATCGCTAGCTTGCGGTGGACTGGAATGCTGATTGGCTGCCACATTTCGGCTGGCCTGCTCGCTCTCTTTTAGGCGCGTCTGTACCTCTTCCGGGGAGAGTCCGCCAACGGGCGGTTTAACCTGATCTCCTGGCGCCGCAACCGTGCCGGGTTTTGGCTTGGCTGCTTTCGTGGAACCAGAGGAAAACCAAAGTCCTACAGCCGTAACCAGAAGCACTGCGAGAAAGATCCATGACTGCATCCGTTTCGGGATAACGCCAGTGGCGGCAATCCGCTTGTTGTTGACGGGGGCGGCAGCAGTGGAAAGCTCCGGCCCTTCGGGCTCGGGCTTTGGTGGCATTGTTTGCAGTGTGGTGGACATTGGTCACTCTCCCTGCCTCTCAAATGTGCTCTTATGCTTGCCAATCGAGAGGTAGCCTTTGTCAACAACGTGGTCGATTACGTACACGCCATCTTCGAGGGTGTAATTCACAAGCGTTGGCTGGCCGTCCTTGATCTCGTAAAAAGTCGGCTTTTCCGTTGCAGTCGAGTGAATGTAGGTAAGCCGGTCGTCGTGGTAGATGGCCGATATACGAAAAGGCTTTTTGTCTTGCCTGAATTTGTAATCGAATTTCAGCGCATGGAGCGGGTACTCGGTGCGAAAGCGATTGCTCTGGTCCTGCGCGGCTTTGATTTGAAGAGCGGCAGCTTCCCGGAACTGGTCCACATCGGATGCGGGCACAAGGCGCGGCGCTCCGCTGGCCGCAGTCAGCAATTTTTCGTCCGTGGGTTCGACGAAAATCTTGAGGTCGGCCTGCGCGCCTTCCGTGCTTGTGCAATAAAAGGTATAGATGTTTCCTGAAGCAGTGATGAGATTCATGCTAGTTTCAAGCCCTGTTTTCGTGGGCTTGAGATAGGCGAAGTTTTGCGTTCCTTCGAGCACCCAGGCATCTTTGTCTCCGATAACAAAATCGAGGATGCGTTCCTGCGGCGGCAGCAGGATCAGGGTGGTAAAGTGCGGCCGGGCTGTGATGCGAACAATGTCCTTGGCCGCATATTTAATCGTGCGGGCCTCAGCCGCGGCACGGCTCAAATCCTGGGTCTGGGCTGTCGCAAAGACGGCGCTGAGAGAGATTGCAATGAGAGCAGTAAAGCGAAGTAGTCGTTGCATAATGATTCAACTCCTATGAGTGCTGCCTAAGATTTCTAGGCCGTGTTCAAAACCGTGCTCCTGGACAACAGCAGCGAAGCGCTCGTTGTCTTTTGGAGAATTGGTGTAAAGCCAATAGCTCTTGTGGTCCACGTTGAGGACAAACTTTTTGCCCATTGTGGATGTCTTAACAAGTCCCTCGCGCTTGGGAATGAGGGTCTGGATCAGCTCCACCTCGCGCGGGTTGAGGTGGAATTTCTGGGTGTAAAAGTCAAAATCAGCATCGGCATTAGCGAGGAAGATCTTGGTAGGAAAGGAATCGAGCAGCGGAAGCAGGTTTGATTCCTTCAGGTCCTCCGGTGATTGCGTCGCCATGATGAGGACACCGTTATGCTTGCGCCAGGTCTTCGCAGCCTTGATCAGATAGTTGCGGATGACTGGCACGGTGAAGAATTTCCATGCTTCATCCAGAATGAAAATCTTGAGAGTCGGGCGGATCGCAGGGTCATAGATGACGGCGCTGGCGCGGTGAAGAACATAAAAAAGCAACGCCTGGATGAGCTGAGGATATTCATCCATGCCCTGAAAGTCGAAGCATTGTAGCGTGGACAGGGTGAGTGTGTCTCTTACGTTGTCAAAGAGATGCCCATACTGCCCACCCTCCGTCCATTT
It encodes the following:
- a CDS encoding TrbG/VirB9 family P-type conjugative transfer protein — its product is MQRLLRFTALIAISLSAVFATAQTQDLSRAAAEARTIKYAAKDIVRITARPHFTTLILLPPQERILDFVIGDKDAWVLEGTQNFAYLKPTKTGLETSMNLITASGNIYTFYCTSTEGAQADLKIFVEPTDEKLLTAASGAPRLVPASDVDQFREAAALQIKAAQDQSNRFRTEYPLHALKFDYKFRQDKKPFRISAIYHDDRLTYIHSTATEKPTFYEIKDGQPTLVNYTLEDGVYVIDHVVDKGYLSIGKHKSTFERQGE
- a CDS encoding type IV secretion system protein, with amino-acid sequence MNPSSTRKPELPTIPAKSDAEFQAGKRLYAEQWGNAVVTNTYLKITILALSLLCAGSLYIAYATVKKIDSFHTRYIRIDAIGRAEAIRYDDLSYKPQEKEIKYFLTEFSRLYYGRNKLTIRDDFRRALLFMDTQLANNVLAAWTKDKTIDNFLTGTAPNQEVRVNRIDIEDLRTAPYKATVEYELIYKSPLDGSVIKRSQYTAHFVFAFRDNVSNDLIQINPLGLAISYFREDEALN
- a CDS encoding type IV secretory system conjugative DNA transfer family protein, encoding MTFPNFKDRRFSNKVIMATVLLHFISLMMAARFDQLWLTQVALYGTLSLYLGLMPVLWLWHRATKRLPSDDTLSDIRRSFDETERPAYEPSRYFAFEKGIFTGLNDRRKPVYVSWEEFNSTHMQVIGTTGAGKGVMSTMLLVQCGLNGQRVIIFDPKNDKHAPSVIALAARQAGLPFHLIDLRPETPPQVNPFRFATYAEMKELLTTTFDLADKGEAADFYRLIDRRAARDVIRRAGSNPTIKRMLEVADESPFITDEDAVAFLEKLTEMTELDAIDTNEGPNLGELISSPGFLYIIGSIRSVESIQCQKLLLLRILQIIEKRPENLADRLSIAMMLDEFKYILSPPALQALGTVRDKNCHLILAHQSIGDLEECKGLDPAAVRGAVLENTGIKFIYRAKTPETAQWASELSGTIIAKTRRTDIQQSAFDAATAQYNEVERALLTTNDILALPKLVGMLFGVGLAKRCQAARMPKGKRPQLTAAPRAPEILLKNRAKAKESQEKEASQTASSAEASSDPTHENLT
- a CDS encoding type IV secretion system protein, coding for MDPTLLNNFLASLRDTIFNVLTEHGTPFAQLGLNIFRTITIVMIVIAGSRIAFSDHHSLHKLRTLAGLILTVWIMLTLYTRSSPLLGGYSFSEAIPRTAFGMADLVGTTTQQQMLAKLDQITNGISGMSSFSFLHARDFITYLIITLLIALLELAMFIVIGFGYLALGAVLVIGPILIPFMIVPKLDFLFWSWLKALIKYSFYPVVGNIVLLGICQIMLSTLNVTFPLAGQIAFNIVQLPILIIVFAAGLYAIFKIPSLVADIFSGAANAGSGVHAAITAAVMKAL